The DNA region GCCTGATTTCCAACATTAGAAAAGATAGCCCTAAAAGTCATAGCTTTATAGTTTTATAGGACATTAACCAGCTTTACATgtaaacacaaatatattttagCAGTCTAGTGATGAACTACATCAATTCTCTTTGGAGCCAGCCTTACCATTTCACTGATTCCCTTATTAGTGAATCAGTTGAGCAAAATCGTTGGCATGTATTAGCTGTGTATTTATATTAACAGTCAtgcttttaatgaaaaaaaatgagatttgaaCAATTTCTAGAAGATTCCTCTGGCTGCTGTGAGGAAACTCGATTGATTGAGGATGGAAGTTTAATAGAAGGAGATGAGTTCTCATACTATGAAAATTATCCTAAGTTAATTTCAGCACTCCCATTCCCAGGGTGGGTGTGGAGGGGACAGAACCTGCAGTAACATCCTTGCTAGCTTTCATTCTGAGCCTCATTCCACTGTTTAAAGCAATCTTCTAGAATTTgggattctttttcttccccatttTATCCCCATGGAGTTTAAAGTTCAGAGACCTGAAATCACCCTCTGAAATGTAGAAGCGTTTGAAGTTGGAAATCAGGACACCCACTGTCTATCTGTATCCTGgagctttatttttctcctaggTGAATGGCACCACTGTCGACTGGCATACTCCCCTGTATAATGCTTGTGTCAACGGCAACCGGGAGTGTGTGGATCTGCTGCTTCGGCATGGGGCCAGCCCACACCCTGTGAATGATGTGGCATCCCCTATGCATGAAGCTGCCAAAAGAGGTAAATGGGTTGAGGCATTTCAGTGTTTCATggaatgttgagaaacagagaagaagaGGCATCTTTGAGAGCAGTGGCTCTCAAAGCAAGGTCCTGGTACTAGAAACATCTGCATGTCAGGACCTGCACATACAAATGACTGGGCCCACTCCAGCTTCATTCAATCTGTCATTTGGGAGATGTGACCTAGAAAATCTGCATTTGTTTTAACAAGCCCTCCAAGGAATTCAGATACAAATAACATTGAGAATTCCCCTGTATTTCTGGAATGGGGCTTAACACATACTAGTCAATCATCTGCTTGTGTTGAATATCTAATATATTTGTATTGTTGAACATGTGACCTCAGAAGTCACTACATCCTTCTATTTAAAGTTTTaataattttcattgttattataaaggtgatgtatagagaggttacagttacataagacagataaggagtacatttctttttggacaatgtcgcccCTTGCTTTATTTACTCACTCTCAGTTTTTGCCCTCCATTCTTCTATTTTGAAGGCCTTAAGGCAAGTTTCTGAGGGTCACTCAAGTCTTCcaagtgaaaaaaatgttcaatttgGCAAACTCTAGATGTTATATACAGTTGTGGGTTgagaaattattttcataaagCTACTAGTTTCCTGATGGTTTTAACTCTGAGGAAAAACTAGACGTGCAAGTTTCATTTTCTCTGGTGTCttatcaccaccatcactactACTTCCActgtcttcttcatcatcatcatcatcatcatcatcatcatcatcatcatcatcatcctttgTCAGAAAGTACCTCCTCAATGGCTTTCATAGATTGGCTTTTCATTTGACTAGATAAACCCCTAGTCATTGACATTATCTCCGTAGTCATTGACATGCTAACTCATCATATTTACTAGATACCTATCACTAAAGTGGTAAAAGGGAACATAAAGGAGCAATGCTTACTTGATGCCATTCTGGACCAAGGTGGATACTAGAAGTTTCACCCACTCTCTTTTGTTGGGCTAGACCCTGGTCCTATTGGATTTAGCATCTCCTTCTAAGCCTTATATGTATTGGCTGTCACCTCTGTCTCCCAGACCTTACCTTGGTGAGATTGTAACTTTCCATCTTGTCCTATGGGGCCCTataccctttcctttcttctttagggATACATTTATCTCTGTTCCTCTATAGCTCTCCTCAACACAGACTAATTAGAAAACCTCAGGCATTTGAAAAAGGTTGCTTACCATGAGTAGTGAACTCCAATATAGTTCCTGTCAGAGTTGGAGATCACATTGTGTAGCCAATTCATTAACTGAGGGCAgtatttaaaatcatttcctattccAAGGTAATGACTTCTGATACTTGAATGTGTTGACCAATTTAAACATGCAAGAAATGGAGATACTGTTGCTTCTTTAGCTAAAGGAATTTTGCTCTAACCTCATTCTCCTGTTTCTGGCTACAGGGCACTTAGAATGCATAGAATCTTTGATAACTTACGGGGGAGACATTGACCACAACATCAACCACCTTGGCACTCCTCTTTACCAAGCTTGTAAACATCAGCAGATAGCCTGTGCCAAGAGGCTTCTGCAGTCaggtaagaaaaagcaaaacaaggaaagaaaaacaaaaagtaaattaaatgtaTGTTTAAAACCCTTGTATTATAGTTGATGGAAGAGCATGGACAATGGTGTTGGGCTCAGAGTTTGCAGATTGTTCCCATAagaagagtttttgtttgtttgttttaacagtTAGAAGCTTAATTTTTTCACTTgtaacgatgatgatgatgatgatgacgatgatgatgatgatggtggtgatgatggtggtatcTTCCCAGGGTAATCCTCAATGAGCAttagtttctcttctctttccctctgcctCTGTTCTTCTAGCCAATCATGTGATGAGGTCTtgcaaaacttgcaaaactgctgGATCTGAGGGTAATCTTCCTATGTGGGACTCTTCTTCATTTCTCTATAACTAGGGAAATTGGCTTgccccatttccagcttgttTTGAATAGTTATCTTTTCCTTGGAAAGGCATACAGATTCTCATTCTCTTTCATGTTCCTAGGATTTCCAGTCCCCTTCTGAACAGCTGGAACGCCATTTTATCACCTCTTTAAGTCTAGAAACCCCATTCAATAGTCAAGAATCCAGAATCTATCCCAGCTAGTCTTATAGTTCTTAATTCCTTGCAGTAATTTGCTAGTTTCTCTCATTCTCTTACCCTTGCCCTGTTGTCTCACTATTTCTATTACCAAGTAGATTGGAAGCTCTTATTCATTTTAAAACCCCTAGCTAGGAAATTTCCATTTTGGCTTCTCTCACAACCtcaaaaacaacataaaaccaATTCAGTTAATATTTGTTGAGTCGACACATTCTTATTTTGCTGGAGGAAGAGTAGCTCAAGCAAAGCCGCATGCCTCCACATTTCCCATTGACACTAGGCTCTGGGTTTGGTAGGAACTTACCAAGAGTGTAGGGGTGGAATTGGTGTGAGGAGGACCTTAAAATTCTACCTTACATCTCAAGAAAAGAACTTGGCCACCTTCCCTGTGATCTTGGGATTAGACATTCCAACCTAGAAGAAGTAGTTATGCTTCACAGCCCAGATCAGAGTCTGAAGTCCTAGATCTGATTCCAGCTGCTTTCAATGTATTTAGGATTTCGTCATTTTAGCATTCTCAGTCTGTACTGGCTAATACTTAGACTCTATTACTAATGAGTGTGCAGCTTTGATGATATTCATGATACCagaagatatagatatatatgtgtacatacatatgtaatgtGAATGTATTTAATCCTCagtggtgattttttaaaaattttcctatGCTATATTACCCCATGCCATGCTGTCCTTTCTGTCCCATTGTTAAATGGCATTTTCCTTATATTATTAACTGCAGTCCACTTATTTCCTGTTTTCACAGAGTTGCCATGCTCACATGGATCCTTTTTTGTTAGGGAAGTTTGAGACTCAATGATTTGGGAAGGATGGTTGGACTCTGGTACTTAGCTAATCCCCTTTTGTTCTTATGACTCTTTAGGAGCCAATGTTAACTTAGGCAGAGGACTGGATTCCCCTCTTCATGTCGTGGCCAGAGTGTCCAATGAGAAGATGACATCTATGCTTATGGATTTTGGAGCTGACATGCAAGCCAAAGACATCGAAGGCAAACGTCCTGCAGATCTGGTGCCTCCAGAAAGCCCTGTGACGCAGATATTCATGGAGAGAGAAGGTGCTACTCTTTTGTCCATATCTAAACTTTAATCTGTAGACATCGTTTGTACTCTCGTAGGAGGCAGATGCTCTCTGTCCATCACCAAGGCCGAGTCAGTTTGCTATTCAATATGGTATAGTACTGGTCAGGAAGTAGCACACTGGAGACAGATTGTTTGGGTGACCTAATACTCATATAGGGGGTAAGCTAGTTTTGAAAgggttaaaatattatttaaaaatttaatattaagctggctgctggtggctcacacttagaatcctagcttcagaggctgagatctgaggattatggtttgataCCAGCATGCacaggaaactttgtgagactgttatctccagttatccagcaaaaagctggaagtagccctgtggttcaagtgctagagtgccaggcttgaacaaacaagctaagggacagtgcccaggaactGAGCTCAAGTTCTAATACTGATACCTCAAGAAATTAAGGTTTCTGAAGTACATTTGAGAACAAAAGAGCAAAAGCCTTTTGCTGTTGTGTAGTACTCAAGGCTGTCTTGTTGTACTGTGAATGAATTAAACTACTAGACATTTCCGGGGTTAAACCTCAGTTAAGGGTTTAGGGATTCACCCCAGTACTTACTATTACaagttaaccagtgaaaagcacaTACTCCTCCATAAATTAGAACGGATATTCCTGACCCCCAAAACTAAACACTGTAGTTGAGCCATGTGCCTGAAAGAGGGGGTAGTTTTCTAGAGTGTGGGCTGGGACTGGGGGAACAAAGACCCCTTGGTTTTTGGAGAGACTTGATTGCAATATTCATTGTCTGCACGCAGTTCCTGCAGCCATGTTAGTATTGCTTGCTTTCTTGAGTATTGGCTGTGATAGGGTGGTGGGACTTTGACACAGGCCTCCCTTTCAGAAGAGCTCTTGTGTCATCTGCTTATTCTCTCTCCATGTATTGAGATGTAGAATTGGCTCTGGGCAGAACTATAAACTGGGACAAAgaattcttcctcctcctactgCTTCGGGGGTACTTGTGGAGACCTGAACTCTCTAGCATTGCCAGCAGGGCTAGACAAAAGGAATAGTACATTGCAGATCTCTTCATGATAACTAGTGGGATGATCACTGGACAATTATACCGACATTTGGAGGATTTCTTTTTtgcaaaaaaatgtattttgcttGAGTAGGTGGCTCACagctctaatcttagctactcgaggGACTAAGAAcagaagatcgtggtttgaagctagccctggcagaaaaatcatgaacatttatctccaataaccgaGCTGAAGCAtagtttaagtggtaaagtgccagccatgagcaagcaagctgagtgaaagCGTGAGGCACCTAGATCAAGCTCCGGTTCCAGCATACAGTCCCCAAATactatctttctgtctgtgtgtctatggaCCTCATTTCTGCTGTGGTTCAGGGCCCacagaaatatattcatttctttttaagatcaaaaggaagaaggaaacgaATAAAACTCACCCTggattatatttgtttttataccaacaccgttggaaaatgtaatttttaaaacatattttattggGGAAAGTTATCCTCAAGGCAAATGTTCCTTAGGACCCCTTAAAGTCATAACATaggagatatatacatatatatgtgtgtatatatatatatatatatatctcttcCCCCTTCATAGTCTCATAAGATTTTCAAATTGCCTTTTTCTTTCCACTTCATTTCCCAGAGATATTTCTAGAAACCCAGGTTACTTTTAATTCCTTTATAAGACATTTTGCATAGTGATGGTGTGGCCAAGGAAGGATCCTAGTAGTTTATAAAGTATAATTTAGGGTCTCAGGGGGTGTAGTTCACTAATACAGTGTGTATGCTTAATATGCATGAGCTCTTGGAGTTGATTTCCCatcactgaagaaaagaaaatggaaagacaagaaaaagagagTCATTTGCCACAGGAGAAAATTGCTGCTTGTTGGACTACCATAAGTCACTTTGGGGATCTGAGTGAGCTCATTTCTCAGCAGGCTGGAAACCCACCCGAAATGGTCCCAGGCAAGCACAGTAAATCAGACCTGCATACACAGTGGCTGTGGGTGTCCTTGCCAATCTAGACCAATTGTTTCTTTGTGCCCAGGGAAGTGACTTAATGAAGTTGTTTTCCTCTGTCAGTGGTGTGGTGACTTGATACTGTTAGGTAAAACCCAGCCATGTTTTGCATTATGCTTTATGTGATCATTTGGAAAGACATTTTCCCTTCtctggagggagaaaggaaaggatttCCAGAATATTCCCCTACCTTTAATAATCACTGAAACTtgggtttgtcttttctttttttctctttttggtactggggatcgaacccaggacgttgcacttgataggcaagcactttgccactgagctgcatctcAGCCCTGAAACTTGTGTTTGCTCATGGCACACAATGAAAGCTAAAAATTGCTTTTTTggcccagctccacccagcagagCCCCTCCCCGCTGAATGCACTTTTGGCCTTGAAGTATCATGAATGTTCCATTGAGAGAGAAAAGCAATCAAGATTCATAGGACTATATCAatccatacatatataattgcTGATTGTATTATTAAGTAAAGCAATCTCATGCCCTCAGGTGGCAGCAAGTGGCTGCAAAGCTACAGAGGCTGTTCAGCTGTGTTGACAGGCATTTAGAGATGGACTTGTTACACACTGCTCTTTCTCATCATCAATAGCAGCTATTCATTTGGCATCAATAGTTAAAGTGAGCTTAATATGACACCTTACTTTTCAAAACCATCAGGCTTGCTGGGAGGTCTTGTTCTTCAGAATGCTTTCTCAGTACCTCCTAGAGTTGCCCTTGACACACTATTAGTCACATCCTTCACAATTCCTCAGTAAAGTTAGATAACATTGTTTCCTCATAGTGTAGTTTTTGTTAGTGCTTTAGTATGTGCCTTAAGCACATTGGGCAAAATTTGAAAGGTGTTCTAAATTCCAATAAAGCCCTTCTGAGAGTGCTGTTAGCGACAGATGGTCATTTCTTGGGTTATGTTTCTCTATTTATACCTCCCCTGTTCTCTTTTACTCAAGAGATATAGAACTACTTATGCCTTGTGCATAAGTTATCtgcttgactgtattctcccaccTAAGAGAATGATAAGGGGCCCATGTAGTTAACAAAATCTATGTACACAGGCCTAGCTTACAATGATCAAAATAACATTTCTAGGGCAAGACTCAGCATCTGCCCACAGTGCAGACCATTCTGAATTGTAGCCTGGACTCGGGACCACTGATTTAGGggattctatgtgtgtgtgtgtgtgtgtgtgtgtgtgtgtgtgtgtgtgtgtgtgtgtgttcctggggctGGCCTCCTACTCTGAGTTggcattttcttttgctcaaggcttgcattctaccacttgaacaacatctctacttctggcctggggttagctttgaaccaagatcctcagatctcaaattcctgagtcgctagtattacaggcatgaggtacctgcacctggcttatagttttcttaaaaataaaaaaaaatgaaaagaccatCTCCATTATAATCTGATATAAGGAGTGGAAGTAAGtgtgaaaagtaattttttataCTTTTACCCTATAAAGGGGTTTCTCAGTCTTAGCATTATTGACAGTTTGGGCCAGTTGGGACTGTCTTATGCACTGGACAGTATTTAGTCATCTCCTGACCCTCCACCCACTAGATGCCAGTAACACCTTCCCCTAAACTGTGACATCCCCAAATACTTCAGTGCCCAAAGTACTCTGGAGGGcaaaatcttttctctttcttccttcaatcCCCCACCTACCCTTTGGTGAGAGCCATCATCTTGAAGTATAAAACTTTTGGGTGTTCCCTATGGGAAAGTTTATATTGGTTTACTTTTTACCCATGAGCTGAAGCTctgaataaaatgtataaaaacaGATATGACTTGATGATTCATTGATAGTTCATTATCTTTAACCATCTTAAATCTCCTAAGATTACAAAAGAAACATGCTTACATGTAGAAGTATGACCTTTCTTTTTAaggtaaaagagaagaaaatcattAGGTGTGTATTTTTCATTATTAGAAGTTTTATGTAGCTGTGTAATTACCAAGTTAGTTTTTCCTTAATC from Perognathus longimembris pacificus isolate PPM17 chromosome 28, ASM2315922v1, whole genome shotgun sequence includes:
- the Asb9 gene encoding ankyrin repeat and SOCS box protein 9 isoform X1, which translates into the protein MDDQQGARSGGRTLRLGSTSDTILFTSPLMGGTSVPEVALISSSLPRLLDVVSDWSPMHDAAIHGRLLSLRNLLSQGWPVNLITADQVSPLHEACLGGHASCVNLLLSHGARVNGTTVDWHTPLYNACVNGNRECVDLLLRHGASPHPVNDVASPMHEAAKRGHLECIESLITYGGDIDHNINHLGTPLYQACKHQQIACAKRLLQSGANVNLGRGLDSPLHVVARVSNEKMTSMLMDFGADMQAKDIEGKRPADLVPPESPVTQIFMEREGPPSLMQLCRLRIRKCFCSHQHYKIATLFLPEELKEYLLHI
- the Asb9 gene encoding ankyrin repeat and SOCS box protein 9 isoform X2 translates to MDDQQGARSGGRTLRLGSTSDTILFTSPLMGGNNSLHPFHTDVVSDWSPMHDAAIHGRLLSLRNLLSQGWPVNLITADQVSPLHEACLGGHASCVNLLLSHGARVNGTTVDWHTPLYNACVNGNRECVDLLLRHGASPHPVNDVASPMHEAAKRGHLECIESLITYGGDIDHNINHLGTPLYQACKHQQIACAKRLLQSGANVNLGRGLDSPLHVVARVSNEKMTSMLMDFGADMQAKDIEGKRPADLVPPESPVTQIFMEREGPPSLMQLCRLRIRKCFCSHQHYKIATLFLPEELKEYLLHI
- the Asb9 gene encoding ankyrin repeat and SOCS box protein 9 isoform X3, coding for MDDQQGARSGGRTLRLGSTSDTILFTSPLMGDVVSDWSPMHDAAIHGRLLSLRNLLSQGWPVNLITADQVSPLHEACLGGHASCVNLLLSHGARVNGTTVDWHTPLYNACVNGNRECVDLLLRHGASPHPVNDVASPMHEAAKRGHLECIESLITYGGDIDHNINHLGTPLYQACKHQQIACAKRLLQSGANVNLGRGLDSPLHVVARVSNEKMTSMLMDFGADMQAKDIEGKRPADLVPPESPVTQIFMEREGPPSLMQLCRLRIRKCFCSHQHYKIATLFLPEELKEYLLHI